From Verrucomicrobia bacterium S94, the proteins below share one genomic window:
- the thiE gene encoding thiamine phosphate synthase yields MADPFPYRLYLVISEADCSGRDFVEVAEQAVQGGVDLVQLREKHAAPDEFLHKAERLQTMLQSYDVPLIINDNLDVAMQSGAFGIHVGRSDIAPAHIRSVWADCGSLGYSIEHLDQLETQDAELSDCFGISPVFKTPTKTDTITEWGLDGIRTIRQRTDKPLIAIGRISADNAADVIRAGADCLAVVSAICQAPDPKQAARQIRGQIDQALHPVR; encoded by the coding sequence ATGGCCGATCCGTTTCCCTATCGCTTATATCTGGTGATCTCCGAGGCCGACTGCTCCGGGCGCGATTTTGTTGAGGTCGCCGAGCAGGCGGTACAGGGCGGTGTCGATCTCGTGCAGCTGCGCGAAAAACACGCCGCGCCCGACGAATTTCTCCACAAAGCAGAACGCCTGCAGACGATGCTGCAGTCCTATGATGTTCCCCTGATCATCAACGATAATCTCGATGTCGCCATGCAGTCCGGTGCCTTCGGCATTCACGTCGGCCGCAGCGATATTGCCCCCGCTCACATTCGCTCCGTCTGGGCGGATTGCGGCTCGCTCGGCTATTCCATTGAGCACCTCGATCAGCTTGAAACGCAGGACGCGGAACTTTCCGACTGCTTCGGCATCAGCCCCGTCTTTAAGACGCCGACCAAAACCGATACCATCACCGAATGGGGCCTCGACGGCATCCGCACTATCCGTCAGCGCACCGACAAACCCCTCATCGCCATCGGCCGCATCAGCGCCGACAACGCCGCCGACGTCATCCGCGCCGGCGCCGACTGCCTCGCCGTCGTCTCCGCCATCTGCCAGGCCCCCGACCCCAAACAGGCCGCCCGCCAAATCAGGGGTCAAATCGATCAGGCTTTGCACCCGGTCCGCTGA
- a CDS encoding hydroxyethylthiazole kinase, with translation MKEKLWKHISTVRTQSPLVHNITNYVVMNNTANALLAVGASPIMAHALQEIDEMVALCSALVVNIGTLDHAWSDAMLQAACRARALKKPWILDPVGAGATSYRDEVLSRLIALRPTAIRGNASEILALANANQSKTKGVDSTAQSQEALDAARALHKLTGAVVGISGETDFIVSDQSVIQIHNGTPLMTRVTGLGCSATALIGAFLAVTESKIEAMTAAVALLSIAGELAEKSSSGPGSLQMNLLDKLYNLTEDEFKNTLRIAC, from the coding sequence ATGAAAGAAAAACTTTGGAAACATATTTCTACCGTTCGCACTCAGTCTCCGCTGGTACACAATATTACCAACTATGTGGTGATGAATAATACCGCCAATGCATTGCTGGCGGTCGGGGCCTCGCCGATCATGGCTCATGCCCTCCAGGAAATAGATGAAATGGTTGCGCTCTGCAGCGCACTTGTGGTGAATATCGGAACCTTGGATCATGCGTGGTCCGATGCCATGCTGCAGGCGGCCTGCCGGGCGCGGGCGCTTAAAAAACCGTGGATTCTCGATCCCGTCGGTGCCGGAGCCACTTCGTATCGCGATGAGGTATTATCGCGGCTCATCGCCCTGCGCCCGACGGCGATTCGCGGCAACGCCTCCGAAATTCTGGCGCTGGCCAATGCGAATCAAAGCAAAACCAAAGGGGTCGACAGCACCGCGCAGAGTCAGGAGGCACTGGATGCCGCGCGGGCCCTCCATAAACTCACCGGAGCGGTGGTGGGCATTTCCGGCGAAACCGATTTTATAGTCTCCGACCAGTCCGTTATTCAGATTCACAACGGTACACCGCTGATGACACGCGTTACCGGACTCGGCTGTTCCGCCACTGCCCTGATCGGCGCCTTTCTCGCGGTGACTGAAAGTAAAATTGAAGCGATGACTGCGGCAGTTGCATTGCTGAGCATCGCCGGTGAACTCGCCGAAAAATCCAGTAGCGGTCCCGGCAGTCTGCAGATGAACCTGCTTGATAAACTTTACAATCTGACCGAAGACGAATTCAAAAACACCCTGCGCATCGCGTGCTGA
- a CDS encoding TolC family protein — protein sequence MKLNILWILPLLLTGCVTRQELPELKQPGKWEVSAATVSTNELSVWWTSFNDPVLADLVETALTNSPQQRIAAARIREARGIRRSARAGLFPGFGISGDAGREREALTESTGNFYTAGFDASYEVDLFGRNRNTLDAADAQLRALEADLQWVELSLAAEVVRTYIDFRSAEKQRAIAEKNLKAQEDTLKLVEQQHTHGEAPRLDVERSESLVNTTRASIPEFQRLAENARLQLAVLLGLLPQEMPELNREAGVEIPGADVNALLLAPADVMAGRPDIRRAAAVLEADSALVDVSVAELYPTISLSGFFGFADGVLFDSARIWQGAVDGAVNLIDFGRIEGRIDAAEAREKQAYEQMRQTVLQAVANVESAMTDYARIRERRGSLEKAYENSARALKLSEMLFREGEVSFLDVLDAQRTANNADSALAAAEAEQAKSVVRLYKSLGIY from the coding sequence ATGAAACTAAACATACTTTGGATATTGCCGCTGCTGCTTACCGGCTGTGTGACCCGGCAGGAACTGCCCGAACTGAAACAGCCCGGAAAATGGGAGGTCTCCGCCGCGACGGTGAGTACGAATGAGCTTTCGGTCTGGTGGACTTCGTTTAACGATCCGGTGTTGGCCGACCTGGTGGAAACCGCGCTGACCAACAGTCCGCAGCAGCGTATTGCCGCTGCGCGCATTCGTGAGGCGCGCGGGATACGCCGATCGGCCAGAGCCGGTCTTTTTCCTGGCTTTGGAATCAGTGGGGATGCGGGACGCGAGCGTGAGGCACTTACGGAATCAACCGGCAATTTTTATACGGCAGGTTTTGATGCTTCCTACGAAGTTGATCTGTTCGGCAGAAACCGGAATACGCTGGATGCGGCGGATGCGCAGCTGCGGGCGCTGGAGGCCGATCTCCAGTGGGTGGAACTTTCGCTTGCGGCGGAGGTGGTCCGCACGTATATCGATTTCCGCTCCGCCGAAAAACAGCGTGCTATTGCGGAAAAGAACCTGAAGGCGCAGGAGGATACGCTGAAGCTGGTGGAACAGCAGCATACCCACGGTGAAGCACCGCGGCTGGATGTGGAGCGTTCGGAGAGTCTGGTGAATACGACGCGTGCGTCGATTCCTGAATTTCAGCGGCTGGCGGAAAATGCGCGGCTTCAGCTGGCTGTACTGCTGGGGCTTCTTCCGCAGGAGATGCCTGAGCTGAACCGGGAGGCAGGGGTGGAGATTCCGGGGGCCGATGTTAATGCTTTGCTGCTGGCTCCGGCTGATGTGATGGCCGGACGTCCGGATATCCGCCGCGCCGCTGCGGTGCTTGAAGCCGATTCTGCACTGGTCGATGTTTCAGTGGCGGAGCTCTATCCGACGATCAGTCTGAGCGGTTTTTTCGGTTTTGCTGACGGCGTTCTGTTCGATTCCGCCCGAATCTGGCAGGGGGCTGTTGACGGGGCGGTCAACCTGATTGATTTCGGCCGTATTGAAGGACGGATTGATGCTGCGGAAGCACGTGAAAAGCAGGCCTATGAACAGATGCGGCAGACGGTGCTGCAGGCGGTGGCTAATGTGGAGAGTGCCATGACCGACTATGCCCGCATCCGTGAGCGGCGCGGTTCACTTGAGAAGGCATATGAAAATTCCGCACGGGCACTGAAGCTTTCGGAAATGCTGTTTCGCGAGGGCGAGGTTTCGTTCCTTGATGTGCTCGATGCGCAGCGCACGGCGAATAATGCCGATTCCGCACTGGCGGCCGCCGAGGCGGAACAGGCGAAAAGTGTGGTCCGGCTCTATAAATCGCTGGGGATCTACTAA
- a CDS encoding multidrug efflux RND transporter permease subunit: MNLSRYFVDRPIFASVLSLLVLIGGLLAMFKLPVAEYPEVTPPSVVVNASFPGANPTEIAETVATPLEEQINGVENMLYMNSLATSDGSLTLRVTFAIGTDPDLAQQLVQNRVTQAMPRLPDVTRSLGVTVTKSSPDLTMVIHLHSPDDRYDMLYLRNYASLHIKDELAKIGGVGEVRAFGAGDYAMRVWLDPNRVAELGMTPSEVVDAIRRQNVQVAAGLIGGPPYDDSVQVQMPVNVKGRLQSAEEFGRVIIKRSEDGVVTRLNDVARIELDAQSYSLRSLLDGSQAVAIPIFASPGANALQISADVRAAMERLQEDMPEGVTYSIVYDPTVFVRKSIDSVISSLFQSVLLVALVVIIFLQNWRVSIIPLFAVPVSIIGTFAFMLMFGFSINVLSLFGLILAIGIVVDDAIVVVENVDRNVAAGLPPREATIKAMKEVTGPVIATTMVLAGVFIPIAFISGLTGQFYRQFALTIAIAAFISTFNSLTLSPAMSALLLRSPDAPRDRFTRFMDFAFGWFFRGFNRMFDRNQRDYEKTLKGVTRHKTVSMVIYALLVVLAVFSFKLVPKGFVPLQDKQYLISFAVLPPGATLERTEDVLREMHAIMKTEEGVKHAVMFPGLSINGFVNSPGAGISFIPLEDFEDRKDEGLDAKSIAARLQQRFNEIDGAYIAVFPPPPVRGLGRLGGFKLQIEDRADQGTRALDDAVQAVLKKANAHPALTGVFSSYNVNFPQLMVEVDRTKAEQLGVPVDELFRTMQVYLGSLYVNDFNQFGRTYQVIAQADKRFRSQPGDIARLQTRNLDGNMVPLGAMVDVQESYGPETAMRYNSFLAADINGNAAPGYSSGQAQDAITQILDETLPQGMDYDWTEMTYQEKLAGNTAIYIFPLCLLLIFLILAAQYESLTMPLAVILIVPMSMLSAMFGLWVTGADNNIFTQIALFVLAGLASKNAILIVEFARELERQGETIVQAAVNASRMRLRPILMTSVSFIAGVLPLMLSTGAGSEMRRAIGLAVFSGMVGVTLFGLVFTPIFYIVLRQGEIRRSKKKERIA, encoded by the coding sequence ATGAATCTTTCCCGTTATTTTGTAGACCGTCCGATTTTTGCATCGGTTCTTTCCCTGCTTGTTTTAATCGGCGGCCTGCTCGCCATGTTCAAACTGCCCGTGGCGGAATATCCGGAAGTCACGCCGCCGTCGGTGGTGGTGAATGCCTCGTTCCCGGGGGCGAACCCTACAGAAATTGCCGAAACGGTGGCGACGCCGCTCGAGGAGCAGATCAACGGCGTTGAAAACATGCTGTACATGAATTCGCTCGCGACTTCCGACGGTTCGTTGACGCTGCGCGTGACCTTTGCCATCGGAACCGATCCGGACCTGGCGCAGCAGCTGGTACAGAACCGGGTGACTCAGGCGATGCCGCGTCTGCCGGATGTTACGCGCTCGCTTGGGGTCACGGTCACGAAGAGTTCGCCTGATCTGACGATGGTGATTCATCTGCACTCGCCGGATGACCGCTATGACATGCTTTACCTTCGGAACTATGCCAGCCTGCACATCAAAGACGAGCTGGCCAAGATCGGCGGCGTTGGTGAGGTCCGTGCATTCGGGGCAGGGGATTATGCGATGCGCGTATGGCTCGATCCGAACCGGGTGGCTGAACTCGGCATGACGCCATCTGAAGTGGTGGATGCCATCCGTCGCCAGAACGTGCAGGTGGCGGCCGGACTGATTGGCGGTCCGCCGTACGACGATTCGGTGCAGGTGCAGATGCCGGTAAATGTAAAGGGCCGTTTGCAGTCGGCAGAGGAGTTCGGCCGGGTCATCATCAAACGCAGTGAAGACGGTGTGGTTACACGGTTGAACGATGTGGCGCGGATTGAGCTGGATGCCCAGAGCTATTCCCTGAGGTCGCTGCTCGACGGCAGTCAGGCTGTGGCTATTCCCATTTTTGCCTCACCGGGAGCCAATGCGCTGCAGATTTCCGCAGATGTACGCGCCGCGATGGAGCGGCTGCAGGAAGATATGCCCGAGGGTGTAACCTATTCGATTGTCTACGACCCGACGGTTTTTGTTCGTAAATCCATCGACTCGGTGATCAGCAGTCTGTTTCAATCGGTCCTGCTGGTGGCACTGGTGGTGATCATCTTTCTGCAGAACTGGCGTGTCTCCATCATTCCGCTGTTTGCCGTTCCGGTTTCCATTATCGGAACCTTTGCCTTTATGCTGATGTTCGGATTTTCGATTAATGTCCTCTCGCTGTTCGGGTTGATTCTGGCCATCGGGATTGTCGTCGATGATGCAATTGTGGTGGTGGAAAACGTCGACCGGAATGTAGCTGCAGGGCTGCCGCCGCGCGAGGCGACGATTAAAGCAATGAAAGAGGTGACCGGTCCTGTGATTGCCACCACGATGGTGCTGGCCGGCGTATTTATTCCGATTGCGTTTATCAGCGGACTGACCGGTCAGTTCTATCGCCAGTTTGCACTGACCATTGCCATTGCGGCATTCATCTCCACGTTTAATTCACTCACATTAAGCCCGGCCATGTCGGCACTGCTGCTGCGGTCGCCGGATGCGCCCCGGGACCGGTTTACCCGGTTTATGGATTTTGCTTTCGGCTGGTTTTTCCGCGGTTTCAACCGGATGTTCGACCGCAATCAGCGGGACTATGAAAAAACGCTGAAAGGTGTGACCCGGCATAAAACGGTTTCGATGGTGATCTACGCTCTGCTTGTGGTTCTGGCCGTCTTCTCGTTCAAACTGGTGCCGAAAGGTTTTGTGCCCTTGCAGGACAAGCAGTATCTGATCAGTTTCGCCGTGCTTCCGCCGGGGGCCACGCTGGAGCGGACCGAGGATGTGCTGCGCGAAATGCATGCGATCATGAAAACTGAAGAAGGTGTGAAACATGCCGTGATGTTCCCGGGGCTGTCGATCAACGGCTTTGTGAATTCTCCCGGTGCGGGGATTTCATTTATTCCTCTGGAGGACTTTGAAGACCGCAAAGACGAAGGGCTGGACGCAAAATCGATTGCCGCCAGACTGCAACAGCGGTTCAATGAAATCGACGGAGCCTATATTGCGGTCTTCCCGCCGCCGCCCGTGCGCGGCCTTGGTAGACTGGGCGGTTTTAAACTCCAGATTGAAGACCGCGCCGATCAGGGCACCCGGGCTTTGGACGACGCGGTGCAGGCGGTACTGAAAAAAGCCAATGCCCATCCGGCGCTGACCGGGGTGTTTTCGAGTTATAATGTTAATTTCCCGCAACTGATGGTGGAGGTGGACCGGACCAAGGCCGAGCAGCTCGGTGTGCCGGTGGATGAATTGTTCCGCACGATGCAGGTGTATCTGGGGTCACTTTACGTGAATGATTTCAATCAGTTCGGTCGCACGTATCAGGTGATCGCACAGGCGGATAAACGCTTCCGCTCTCAGCCGGGTGATATTGCCCGGCTGCAGACCCGTAATCTGGACGGCAATATGGTGCCGCTCGGGGCGATGGTGGATGTGCAGGAATCCTACGGGCCCGAAACAGCAATGCGCTACAATTCCTTTCTGGCCGCCGATATTAACGGCAATGCGGCACCCGGCTATTCTTCGGGACAGGCGCAGGATGCCATCACGCAGATTCTGGACGAAACCCTCCCGCAGGGCATGGATTATGACTGGACCGAGATGACTTATCAGGAAAAGCTGGCCGGTAATACGGCGATCTATATTTTTCCCCTCTGCCTGCTGCTGATCTTCCTGATTCTGGCGGCCCAGTATGAAAGCCTGACGATGCCGCTGGCGGTGATTCTGATTGTTCCGATGAGTATGCTTTCGGCGATGTTCGGGTTATGGGTCACCGGGGCGGATAACAATATCTTCACGCAGATTGCGTTGTTTGTGCTCGCGGGTCTTGCGAGTAAAAACGCCATCCTGATTGTGGAATTTGCCCGCGAGCTGGAGCGGCAGGGAGAGACCATCGTGCAGGCCGCCGTCAATGCCTCGCGCATGCGGCTGCGGCCGATTCTGATGACCTCCGTTTCGTTTATCGCCGGGGTGCTGCCGCTGATGCTCAGTACAGGGGCCGGTTCGGAAATGCGCCGCGCCATCGGTCTGGCGGTCTTTTCGGGCATGGTCGGCGTGACCCTGTTCGGGCTGGTTTTTACCCCGATTTTTTACATCGTGCTACGGCAGGGCGAGATCCGCCGGTCGAAAAAGAAGGAACGGATTGCATGA